One segment of Ptychodera flava strain L36383 unplaced genomic scaffold, AS_Pfla_20210202 Scaffold_35__1_contigs__length_1935909_pilon, whole genome shotgun sequence DNA contains the following:
- the LOC139127710 gene encoding tigger transposable element-derived protein 4-like: MLYMMGRISKHHQIDSSYRRANIATKITCSMASNKTSSRKALTLDDRVKVIQLHEKGKGSRAIAEIMGVGKTQINGIVKRKAEVMEEYESNVPSERKRKIRKTGNEDINELCWNGSKMSQHAAFQ, encoded by the exons ATGCTATATATGATGGGTCGAATATCCAAACACCACCAGATCGATTCTAGCTACCGTCGAGCTAACATCGCAACGAAAATTACGTGCAGCATGGCTTCTAACAAGACTTCATCACGCAAGGCATTGACGCTGGATGACAGGGTGAAAGTCATCCAACTTCATGAGAAGGGGAAAGGTTCCAGAGCAATCGCCGAGATCATGGGTGTCGGAAAGACGCAGATCAATGGTATCGTGAAGAGGAAGGCAGAAGTGATGGAAGAATATGAGAGCAATGTTCCAAGTGAAAGAAAGAGGAAAATAAGGAAAACAG GCAATGAAGACATTAATGAGCTGTGTTGGAATGGTTCAAAGATGTCACAGCACGCCGCCTTCCAGTAA